A region of Streptomyces sp. WMMC500 DNA encodes the following proteins:
- a CDS encoding Arc family DNA-binding protein — protein sequence MASIIVRGLDESVKQQLATQAKEHGRSMEAEVRDILTKAARRPHIGLALMQAAQDAGGVDGLPIPERSDVARAVDFE from the coding sequence ATGGCGTCCATCATCGTCCGCGGGCTCGACGAGTCCGTCAAGCAGCAGCTCGCCACACAGGCGAAAGAGCACGGACGCTCCATGGAGGCGGAGGTCCGGGACATCCTGACGAAGGCCGCGCGCAGGCCTCACATCGGCTTGGCGCTCATGCAGGCGGCTCAGGATGCGGGCGGAGTCGACGGCCTCCCGATCCCCGAGCGAAGCGACGTCGCGCGAGCGGTGGACTTCGAGTGA
- a CDS encoding type II toxin-antitoxin system VapC family toxin: MIVLDTNVISEIFRPQPDASVVAWLESLTGDVAITAVTLAELLAGVRRLPDGRRKRVLSTRIATAVEPYRDDHSVLSFDAGAAERYADILVAREVAGLPISTADAQIASICLAHDATCATRNLKDFAHTGVELLDPWQQQP; encoded by the coding sequence GTGATCGTTCTCGACACCAACGTGATCTCGGAGATCTTCCGACCGCAGCCCGACGCGAGCGTCGTCGCGTGGCTCGAGTCACTCACCGGCGACGTCGCCATCACCGCGGTGACGCTCGCGGAGCTACTGGCCGGCGTGCGTCGCCTCCCCGACGGCCGACGCAAAAGGGTGTTGTCCACGCGCATCGCGACCGCTGTCGAGCCCTACCGGGACGACCATTCAGTGCTGTCTTTCGACGCCGGTGCCGCCGAGCGCTACGCGGACATCCTCGTCGCACGAGAGGTGGCAGGGCTGCCGATCAGCACGGCCGATGCACAGATCGCGTCGATCTGCCTGGCGCATGACGCCACGTGTGCGACGCGAAACCTCAAGGACTTCGCGCACACCGGTGTCGAACTACTCGACCCGTGGCAACAGCAGCCATGA
- a CDS encoding type II toxin-antitoxin system PemK/MazF family toxin, with product MRGDIYRLRTPKQRVGHEQRGMRYGVVLQTEALAISTLVVAPTSASARPGLIHPRVEMAGTDTVVLVEQMAAVDPERLGDFAGRVEPAEWEDIEHAVRLVLGLL from the coding sequence GTGCGTGGTGACATCTACCGCCTGCGTACGCCGAAGCAGCGGGTGGGGCACGAGCAGCGGGGCATGCGCTACGGGGTCGTGTTGCAGACCGAGGCGCTGGCGATATCGACGCTCGTCGTGGCGCCCACGTCGGCGAGCGCGCGGCCCGGACTGATCCATCCGCGGGTCGAGATGGCGGGTACGGACACGGTGGTACTGGTCGAGCAGATGGCGGCGGTGGACCCCGAGCGGCTGGGGGACTTCGCGGGTCGGGTGGAGCCGGCGGAGTGGGAGGACATCGAGCACGCGGTCCGGCTGGTACTGGGGCTGTTGTAG
- a CDS encoding ribbon-helix-helix protein, CopG family: MTVQTISFRPDATTRRELDALASMRDVTVSDAIRQAVHEAYVREQYRQAAAEVREWRLDPAYAAELAAVREQMDDLRAW; the protein is encoded by the coding sequence ATGACCGTACAGACCATCAGTTTCCGCCCGGACGCCACCACGCGCCGCGAGCTCGACGCGCTGGCGAGCATGCGCGACGTGACGGTGTCCGACGCCATAAGGCAGGCGGTGCACGAGGCGTACGTCCGTGAGCAGTACCGCCAGGCGGCGGCGGAGGTGCGGGAGTGGCGCCTGGACCCGGCATACGCGGCGGAGCTGGCCGCGGTGCGGGAGCAGATGGACGACCTGCGTGCGTGGTGA
- a CDS encoding copper homeostasis protein CutC, protein MSRPMLLEVIALNAADAAAAQAGGADRLELVTDMAADGLTPSRETVAAVRAAVEIPVRVMLRAEDGFAAGDVEALAARARALRAEGAEEFVLGFLDEAGGPDLAAVGRLLDAVGAGCRWTFHRAIDRAADRDTLRKQLAGLPGLDTYLTAGSAKGVADGLPVLVAEAARAMARQPGYEARIMAGGGLTTAHVPRLRAAGLDAFHVGGAVRPAGWSGPVSPESVAEWRRLLDG, encoded by the coding sequence ATGTCTAGACCAATGCTGCTTGAGGTCATCGCCCTGAACGCCGCCGACGCCGCCGCCGCACAGGCGGGCGGCGCCGACCGTCTGGAGTTGGTCACGGACATGGCCGCCGACGGGCTCACCCCGTCGCGCGAGACCGTCGCCGCCGTGCGGGCCGCGGTGGAGATCCCCGTACGCGTCATGCTGCGCGCCGAGGACGGGTTCGCGGCGGGGGACGTGGAGGCGCTGGCGGCGCGGGCGCGGGCGCTGCGGGCGGAGGGGGCGGAGGAGTTCGTCCTCGGGTTCCTCGACGAGGCGGGCGGCCCGGATCTGGCGGCGGTCGGGCGGCTGCTGGACGCGGTGGGGGCCGGGTGCCGGTGGACGTTCCACCGGGCGATCGACCGGGCTGCTGACCGGGACACGCTGCGCAAGCAGCTCGCGGGGCTGCCGGGGCTGGACACGTACCTGACGGCGGGCTCGGCGAAGGGCGTCGCGGACGGCCTGCCGGTGCTGGTCGCCGAGGCCGCCCGCGCCATGGCCCGCCAACCCGGCTACGAGGCCCGCATCATGGCCGGCGGCGGCCTCACCACCGCCCACGTCCCGCGCCTGCGCGCGGCGGGCCTGGACGCCTTCCACGTCGGCGGCGCGGTCCGCCCGGCGGGCTGGTCGGGCCCGGTGTCGCCGGAGTCGGTGGCGGAGTGGCGCCGGCTGCTGGACGGGTAG
- a CDS encoding NACHT domain-containing protein, which yields MLAETAALRLGTIVANAAAKLWLGGRQRAQERQLPMAELIRVRVPGVRLQREVRQQFEQITNAVYDRLDPYLTHAFERLEPGGRQAVIDAVADTFARADLSDDALLVADARPAELVRRITASVPPPVGLGETESRLYETLFAECVAYYVRIVRSLPVFEERAAAELLARTSTLGAEVARILERLPDRSLFAPDGSDLDTDFRRTYLELVSRELDEVELFRGTSDQATPHRIRLSVAYVSLRTTGDDAEIRRAARHGLLQLRPDMSNWEEGGPETSGMRVEAALRGASRVLLRGEAGSGKTTLLRWLAITAARGGFTDELAAWNGLTPFFVKLRDYSGRKPPNPEAMLDGVAGPITGVMPKGWVERQLDAGKALLLIDGVDELLHRERQAVRDWLRRLLGQYEDVRVVVTSRPAAAGADWLRREDFTALHLDRMTPPDLAAFVRQWHQAVRELGGELPCAVDDLPQYEQSLLTSLKDRAHLQSLASTPLLAAMLCAMHLNRGRQLPRDRMELYRNALHTLVHDRDADRNVPSAAESKLSLGDKLVILRDLAWRLSDNNRSEIDVERAAGYVTAKLKGMRHLDVVDGAQVLGHLRQRSGILRTPAEDRIDFVHRTFQEYLAAEEAAEEDRIGNLVERAHLDLWRETIIMTAGHANAKQREELLDGILDRAEEEPRYARTLRLLAVACQETLPSVPDGLAGRLDEAVTTLLPARRKTDPPALAAVGPTLLRWLPTSLEELTEKAAAQTVRTVALIGGEKALDMLEGFVGDDRRGVVRELVRAWDYFGADTYADRVLCRLPLAGRMVDISHSGQLRAASRLRGLTGINVRQPVRGLDFVADLPPLRILQALSLGDGADLSVLRDHPDLELLSLHGSRSVRGGSVLPELTRLQHLVLPFSGDLDLSALRRCPDLRNLALREVADKDLGSVTALSGLDYILLIGNGRSTIRGFDELRGLTGLTDLRLSAVDGDAWLRGVKSLPPSLTDLALVSSVVSPDRETFARFSRLDVVLDHCRTPDGMPVTASDIPGVRVLTD from the coding sequence ATGCTCGCGGAGACGGCGGCATTACGGCTCGGGACGATCGTCGCGAACGCCGCGGCGAAGCTGTGGCTGGGCGGCAGGCAGCGCGCGCAGGAACGGCAGTTGCCGATGGCGGAGCTGATCCGGGTACGGGTCCCGGGCGTGCGCCTCCAGCGCGAGGTCCGGCAGCAGTTCGAGCAGATCACCAACGCGGTCTACGACCGCCTGGACCCCTATCTGACCCACGCCTTCGAGCGCCTGGAGCCCGGCGGCCGGCAGGCCGTCATCGACGCCGTCGCCGACACGTTCGCCCGCGCGGACCTCTCCGACGACGCCCTCCTCGTCGCCGACGCCCGGCCAGCCGAGCTGGTCCGCCGCATCACCGCGTCCGTACCCCCGCCCGTCGGCCTCGGCGAGACGGAGTCGCGGCTGTACGAGACGCTGTTCGCCGAGTGCGTCGCGTACTACGTACGCATCGTGCGCAGCCTGCCCGTCTTCGAGGAGCGCGCCGCCGCCGAGCTGCTGGCCCGTACGTCCACGCTGGGCGCAGAGGTGGCGCGGATCCTCGAACGCCTGCCGGACCGCTCGCTGTTCGCGCCGGACGGCTCCGACCTCGACACCGACTTCCGGCGTACGTACCTGGAGCTGGTCAGCCGGGAGCTCGACGAGGTGGAGCTGTTCCGCGGCACGTCCGACCAGGCGACGCCGCACCGCATCCGGCTCTCCGTCGCGTACGTCAGCCTGCGCACGACCGGGGACGACGCCGAGATCCGCCGCGCCGCCCGGCACGGCCTGCTCCAGCTCCGGCCCGACATGAGCAACTGGGAGGAAGGCGGACCCGAGACGTCCGGCATGCGGGTGGAGGCCGCGCTGAGAGGCGCGTCCCGCGTGCTGCTGCGCGGCGAGGCCGGCTCCGGCAAGACGACGCTCCTGCGCTGGCTGGCCATCACCGCGGCGCGCGGGGGCTTCACGGACGAGCTGGCGGCGTGGAACGGCCTCACGCCCTTCTTCGTCAAGCTCCGCGACTACAGCGGCCGCAAGCCCCCGAACCCGGAGGCGATGCTCGACGGGGTGGCGGGCCCCATCACGGGGGTCATGCCGAAGGGGTGGGTGGAACGTCAGCTCGACGCGGGCAAGGCGCTGCTCCTCATCGACGGTGTCGACGAACTGCTGCACCGCGAGCGCCAGGCGGTCCGTGACTGGCTGCGCCGGCTCCTCGGCCAGTACGAGGACGTACGGGTCGTCGTCACGTCCCGCCCCGCCGCGGCGGGCGCGGACTGGCTCCGGCGCGAGGACTTCACCGCGCTCCACCTGGACCGCATGACGCCGCCCGACCTGGCGGCCTTCGTACGCCAGTGGCACCAGGCCGTACGCGAGCTGGGCGGCGAACTGCCCTGCGCGGTGGACGACCTCCCGCAGTACGAACAGTCCCTCCTGACCAGCCTCAAGGACCGGGCGCACCTGCAGTCGCTTGCGAGCACGCCGCTGCTGGCGGCGATGCTCTGCGCGATGCACCTGAACCGGGGCCGCCAACTGCCGCGCGACCGGATGGAGCTGTACCGCAACGCCCTGCACACCCTCGTCCACGACCGGGACGCGGACCGGAACGTGCCGAGTGCGGCGGAGAGCAAGCTGAGTCTCGGCGACAAGCTCGTCATCCTGCGGGATCTGGCGTGGCGGCTGTCGGACAACAACAGAAGCGAGATCGACGTCGAGCGGGCGGCCGGGTACGTGACCGCGAAGCTGAAGGGGATGCGGCACCTGGACGTGGTGGACGGCGCGCAGGTCCTGGGCCACCTTCGGCAGCGCTCCGGCATCCTGCGGACCCCTGCCGAGGACCGCATCGACTTCGTGCACCGCACCTTCCAGGAGTACCTGGCGGCCGAGGAGGCGGCGGAGGAGGACCGGATCGGCAACCTGGTCGAGCGGGCGCATCTGGATCTGTGGCGAGAGACGATCATCATGACCGCCGGCCACGCGAACGCGAAGCAGAGGGAGGAGTTGCTGGACGGCATCCTGGACCGCGCGGAGGAGGAGCCGCGGTATGCGCGCACGCTGCGGCTGCTGGCGGTGGCGTGCCAGGAGACGCTGCCGTCGGTGCCGGACGGCCTGGCGGGCCGCTTGGACGAGGCGGTGACCACGCTGCTTCCGGCGAGGCGGAAGACCGACCCGCCGGCGCTGGCCGCGGTGGGGCCGACGCTGCTGCGCTGGCTGCCGACGTCGCTTGAGGAGCTGACGGAGAAGGCGGCGGCGCAGACGGTACGGACGGTGGCGCTGATCGGGGGCGAGAAGGCCCTGGACATGCTGGAAGGCTTCGTGGGGGATGACCGCAGGGGAGTCGTCAGGGAACTCGTCCGCGCGTGGGACTACTTCGGCGCGGACACCTACGCCGACCGGGTCCTGTGCCGCTTGCCGCTGGCGGGACGCATGGTGGACATCAGCCATTCCGGCCAACTGCGTGCGGCGAGCCGGCTGAGGGGGCTGACGGGCATCAACGTGCGGCAGCCTGTGCGCGGACTCGATTTCGTGGCCGACCTCCCGCCGCTTCGGATACTGCAGGCGTTGTCGCTGGGCGACGGAGCCGATCTGTCAGTCCTGCGAGATCATCCCGATCTGGAGCTGCTGTCGCTGCACGGTTCCAGATCGGTGCGCGGAGGGTCGGTTCTCCCGGAGCTGACCCGGCTGCAACACCTGGTGTTGCCCTTCTCCGGCGACCTGGACCTGAGCGCGCTACGGCGCTGCCCCGACCTCAGGAACCTCGCCCTTCGCGAGGTGGCTGACAAGGACCTCGGTTCGGTGACCGCGCTCAGCGGTTTGGACTACATCCTTCTGATCGGAAACGGTCGGTCCACGATTCGTGGTTTCGACGAGTTGAGGGGACTCACCGGTCTTACGGACCTGCGGCTCAGCGCCGTCGACGGTGACGCCTGGCTCAGGGGAGTCAAGAGCCTCCCACCGTCGCTGACGGACCTGGCTCTGGTGAGTTCCGTCGTGTCGCCCGACCGTGAGACCTTCGCGCGCTTCAGCCGTCTTGACGTGGTTCTCGACCACTGCCGCACCCCCGACGGCATGCCCGTCACCGCCTCGGACATCCCGGGTGTGCGCGTTCTCACCGACTGA
- a CDS encoding Cmx/CmrA family chloramphenicol efflux MFS transporter, with protein sequence MSPTAPRAGARLPVAVYVLGVAVFALGTSEFMLSGLLPEIADDLDVSIPRAGLLISAFAVGMVVGAPTLAAATLRLPRRTTLVGLLVVFGAGHIVGAVATSYGVLFATRVVSALACAGFWAVGAAVAIATVPTGARARAMAVMVGGLSVANVAGVPGGALLGQHFGWRSAFWAVTLMTAVALVGVVALVPGGGPAADAEPPRLREELRIYRDGQVWLAMATIALFAGATFSFFSYLAPLLTDVAGLGDGWVPTVLALFGAGAFLGTLVGGRMADRHRFGTMYVGLSATAAVLVACALLAAYPVAIVTLSVLLGATAFTTAPALNARIFDVAGAAQGLAGATATSSFNIGNTVGPWLDGLAISAGLGYAATAWTGAVLAVGAVAMTAVAGRSAARRTRLVACGEPVAESAVKATG encoded by the coding sequence ATGTCCCCGACCGCTCCCCGGGCCGGAGCCCGCCTCCCCGTCGCCGTGTACGTCCTCGGCGTCGCCGTCTTCGCCCTCGGGACCTCGGAGTTCATGCTCTCCGGCCTCCTCCCCGAGATAGCCGACGACCTCGACGTCTCCATCCCCCGCGCGGGGCTCCTCATCTCCGCGTTCGCCGTCGGCATGGTCGTCGGCGCGCCGACCCTCGCCGCCGCCACCCTCCGCCTCCCCCGCCGCACCACCCTCGTCGGGCTGCTCGTCGTCTTCGGCGCCGGCCACATCGTGGGGGCCGTCGCCACCTCCTACGGCGTCCTCTTCGCCACCCGCGTCGTCAGCGCCCTCGCCTGCGCCGGGTTCTGGGCCGTCGGCGCCGCCGTCGCCATCGCAACCGTTCCGACCGGCGCCCGCGCGCGGGCGATGGCGGTCATGGTCGGCGGGCTGAGCGTCGCGAACGTCGCCGGGGTGCCCGGCGGCGCGCTGCTCGGGCAGCACTTCGGCTGGCGGTCCGCGTTCTGGGCCGTGACGCTGATGACCGCCGTCGCCCTCGTCGGGGTGGTGGCGCTCGTACCGGGCGGCGGCCCTGCGGCGGACGCCGAGCCGCCGCGGCTGCGCGAGGAGTTGCGCATCTACCGCGACGGTCAGGTGTGGCTCGCCATGGCCACGATCGCGCTCTTCGCGGGCGCAACGTTCTCCTTCTTCTCCTACCTCGCGCCCCTCCTCACCGACGTGGCCGGCCTCGGCGACGGCTGGGTGCCGACCGTGCTCGCGCTCTTCGGCGCCGGGGCGTTCCTCGGCACGCTCGTCGGCGGGCGGATGGCCGACCGCCACCGGTTCGGCACCATGTACGTCGGCCTGTCCGCGACCGCCGCCGTGCTGGTGGCGTGCGCGCTGCTCGCCGCGTACCCGGTGGCGATCGTCACCCTGTCCGTCCTCCTCGGCGCCACGGCCTTCACCACCGCGCCCGCCCTCAACGCCCGCATCTTCGACGTCGCCGGCGCCGCACAGGGCCTCGCCGGCGCGACCGCCACGTCCTCGTTCAACATCGGCAACACCGTGGGCCCGTGGCTGGACGGCCTCGCCATCAGCGCGGGCCTCGGCTACGCCGCCACGGCGTGGACCGGCGCCGTGCTGGCGGTGGGCGCGGTGGCGATGACGGCGGTCGCCGGCCGCTCGGCGGCGCGCCGCACCAGGCTGGTGGCGTGCGGCGAGCCCGTGGCGGAAAGCGCCGTGAAGGCGACGGGATAG
- a CDS encoding DUF4031 domain-containing protein, with the protein MTIYVDPPTWPGHGRMWSHLVSDESYEELHAFAASMGVPRRAFDGDHYDLPSTRYADAVRRGAVEVGSKELVRRLVDGGLRRRGRQARQTRQPRQTGPS; encoded by the coding sequence GTGACGATCTACGTGGACCCGCCGACCTGGCCGGGGCACGGGCGGATGTGGTCGCACCTCGTGAGCGACGAGTCGTACGAGGAGCTGCACGCCTTCGCGGCGTCGATGGGGGTGCCGCGGAGGGCGTTCGACGGCGACCACTACGACCTTCCGTCGACGCGCTACGCCGACGCGGTGCGGCGGGGGGCGGTGGAGGTGGGGTCCAAGGAACTGGTGCGCCGGCTGGTGGACGGGGGTCTGCGCCGGCGGGGGAGGCAGGCGCGGCAAACGAGGCAGCCGAGGCAGACGGGTCCGAGCTGA
- a CDS encoding MurR/RpiR family transcriptional regulator, with product MSYSVKETFTPDTPTGPAPPAPAALAAKVRTVAPSMTRSMQRVAEAVAGDPAGCAALTVTGLAERTGTSEATVVRTARLLGYPGYRDLRLALAAAAAQQEAGRAPSVTADIAVDDSMADVIAKLARDEQQALADTAAGLDPVQLEAAIAAMATARRIDVYGIGASNLVGQDLVQKLLRIGVVAHASPDPHLAVTNAVQLRAGDVAIAITHSGRTVDVIEPLRVAFDHGATTVAITGRPDGPVASYADHILTTSTGRESELRPAAMSSRTGQLLVVDCLFIGVAQRTYERAAPALAASYEALAHRHSPLRPRP from the coding sequence GTGAGCTACAGCGTGAAGGAAACTTTCACTCCGGACACCCCGACCGGACCCGCGCCGCCCGCGCCGGCCGCCCTTGCGGCCAAGGTGCGCACGGTCGCGCCGTCCATGACGCGCTCCATGCAGCGCGTCGCCGAGGCCGTCGCCGGTGACCCGGCGGGCTGCGCCGCGCTCACGGTCACCGGCCTCGCGGAGCGCACCGGCACGTCGGAGGCCACCGTCGTGCGGACGGCGCGGCTGCTCGGCTATCCCGGGTATCGCGACCTCCGGCTGGCCCTCGCCGCCGCCGCGGCCCAGCAGGAGGCCGGGCGGGCGCCGTCGGTCACCGCGGACATAGCGGTGGACGATTCGATGGCCGACGTCATCGCCAAGCTGGCGCGGGACGAGCAGCAGGCGCTGGCGGACACCGCGGCCGGGCTCGACCCCGTGCAGTTGGAGGCGGCGATCGCCGCCATGGCCACCGCCCGGCGCATCGATGTCTACGGCATCGGGGCCTCCAACCTCGTGGGCCAGGACCTGGTCCAGAAGCTGCTGCGGATCGGCGTCGTGGCGCACGCCTCGCCCGACCCGCACCTGGCCGTGACCAACGCCGTCCAACTGCGCGCGGGCGACGTGGCCATCGCGATCACGCACTCGGGCCGCACGGTCGACGTCATAGAGCCCCTGCGCGTCGCGTTCGACCACGGGGCGACGACGGTGGCGATCACCGGCCGCCCGGACGGCCCCGTCGCGTCCTACGCGGATCACATACTCACCACGTCCACGGGGCGCGAGAGCGAGCTGCGGCCGGCGGCCATGTCCAGCAGGACGGGCCAACTGCTGGTCGTGGACTGCCTGTTCATAGGCGTGGCCCAGCGGACGTACGAGCGTGCCGCCCCGGCGCTCGCCGCCTCGTACGAGGCGCTGGCGCACCGGCACAGCCCGCTCCGCCCGCGGCCCTGA
- the murQ gene encoding N-acetylmuramic acid 6-phosphate etherase — protein sequence MPSPPAEIRRELENLTTEAFRPELAEIDRLSSLEIARIMNEEDSGVPGAVATQLPQIAAAIDATAERMARGGRLFYLGAGTAGRLGVLDASECPPTFNTDPSQVVGMIAGGDVALRTSTEGAEDSKELAAADLEAAGLGPDDTVVGISASGRTPYAVGGVTFARSRGALTIGLSCNAGSPLGAAAQHGIEVVVGPELIAGSTRLKAGTAQKLVLNMLSTITMIRLGKTYGNLMVDVRASNEKLQARSRRIVALATGAGDEEVEAALAETRGEVKNAILTILGGVDGGTAARLLDASHGHLRVALKAATDVS from the coding sequence ATGCCCTCTCCCCCAGCCGAAATCCGCCGGGAGCTGGAAAACCTGACCACCGAGGCGTTCCGTCCTGAGCTGGCCGAGATCGACCGTCTCTCCAGCCTGGAGATCGCCAGAATCATGAACGAGGAGGACAGCGGGGTACCGGGCGCGGTCGCCACGCAACTGCCGCAGATCGCCGCCGCCATCGACGCCACCGCCGAGCGCATGGCCCGCGGCGGCCGGCTGTTCTACCTGGGCGCCGGCACCGCGGGCCGGCTGGGGGTGCTGGACGCCAGCGAGTGCCCCCCGACGTTCAACACCGACCCGTCGCAGGTCGTCGGCATGATCGCCGGCGGGGACGTGGCGCTCCGCACCTCCACGGAGGGCGCCGAGGACAGCAAGGAGCTGGCCGCGGCGGACCTGGAGGCGGCGGGCCTGGGGCCCGACGACACCGTCGTCGGCATCTCCGCCTCCGGCCGCACGCCGTACGCCGTCGGCGGCGTGACGTTCGCGCGCTCCCGGGGGGCGCTGACCATCGGGCTGTCCTGCAACGCCGGTTCGCCGCTGGGCGCGGCGGCGCAGCACGGCATCGAGGTCGTCGTGGGCCCCGAGCTGATCGCGGGCTCGACGCGGCTGAAGGCGGGCACGGCGCAGAAGCTCGTGCTCAACATGCTGTCGACGATCACGATGATCCGGCTGGGCAAGACGTACGGGAACCTGATGGTCGACGTGCGCGCCTCCAACGAGAAGCTGCAGGCCCGTTCGCGGCGCATCGTCGCGCTGGCGACGGGCGCGGGCGACGAGGAGGTGGAGGCGGCCCTCGCCGAGACCCGCGGCGAGGTGAAGAACGCGATCCTCACCATCCTCGGCGGCGTGGACGGCGGCACGGCGGCACGCCTCCTCGACGCCTCCCACGGCCACCTGCGCGTCGCCCTGAAGGCCGCGACCGACGTGAGCTGA
- the groL gene encoding chaperonin GroEL (60 kDa chaperone family; promotes refolding of misfolded polypeptides especially under stressful conditions; forms two stacked rings of heptamers to form a barrel-shaped 14mer; ends can be capped by GroES; misfolded proteins enter the barrel where they are refolded when GroES binds), with protein sequence MAKTIAFDEEARRGLERGMNQLADAVRVTLGPKGRNVVLEKKWGAPTITNDGVSIAKEIELEDPYEKIGAELVKEVAKKTDDVAGDGTTTATVLAQALVKEGLRNVAAGANPMALKRGIEKATEAVSAALLEQAKDVETKEQIASTASISAGDVQIGELIAEAMDKVGKEGVITVEESQTFGLELELTEGMRFDKGYISAYFATDMERMEAELEDPYILIANSKISAVKDLLPLLEKVMQSGKPLLIIAEDVEGEALSTLVVNKIRGTFKSVAVKAPGFGDRRKAMLGDIAILTGGQVISEEVGLKLESASLDLLGRARKVVITKDETTIVDGAGDSEQVQGRVNQIRAEIDNSDSDYDREKLQERLAKLAGGVAVIKAGAATEVELKERKHRIEDAVRNAKAAVEEGIVAGGGVALLQAGHVFEKLELQGDEATGAAAVKLALEAPLKQIAVNAGLEGGVVVEKVRNLTAGHGLNAASGEYVDMIAEGILDPAKVTRSALQNAASIAGLFLTTEAVVADKPEKEKAAAGGGMPGGDMDF encoded by the coding sequence ATGGCCAAGACCATCGCGTTCGACGAGGAGGCGCGGCGCGGCCTTGAGCGCGGCATGAACCAGCTCGCCGACGCCGTCCGCGTCACCCTCGGCCCCAAGGGCCGGAACGTCGTCCTCGAGAAGAAGTGGGGCGCCCCCACGATCACGAACGACGGTGTCTCCATCGCCAAGGAGATCGAGCTCGAGGACCCGTACGAGAAGATCGGCGCCGAGCTGGTCAAGGAGGTCGCGAAGAAGACGGACGACGTCGCCGGTGACGGCACGACGACCGCGACCGTCCTGGCCCAGGCCCTGGTCAAGGAGGGCCTGCGCAACGTGGCCGCCGGCGCCAACCCGATGGCGCTGAAGCGCGGCATCGAGAAGGCCACCGAGGCCGTCTCCGCCGCCCTGCTGGAGCAGGCCAAGGACGTGGAGACCAAGGAGCAGATCGCCTCCACCGCCTCCATCTCCGCCGGCGACGTCCAGATCGGCGAGCTGATCGCCGAGGCCATGGACAAGGTCGGCAAGGAAGGCGTCATCACCGTCGAGGAGTCGCAGACCTTCGGTCTCGAGCTGGAGCTCACCGAGGGCATGCGCTTCGACAAGGGCTACATCTCCGCCTACTTCGCCACCGACATGGAGCGCATGGAGGCGGAGCTCGAGGACCCGTACATCCTCATCGCCAACTCCAAGATCAGCGCGGTCAAGGACCTGCTGCCGCTCCTGGAGAAGGTCATGCAGTCCGGCAAGCCGCTGCTGATCATCGCCGAGGACGTCGAGGGCGAGGCCCTGTCCACCCTCGTGGTGAACAAGATCCGCGGCACCTTCAAGTCCGTCGCCGTCAAGGCCCCGGGCTTCGGTGACCGCCGCAAGGCCATGCTCGGCGACATCGCCATCCTCACCGGCGGCCAGGTCATCTCCGAGGAGGTCGGCCTCAAGCTGGAGAGCGCCAGCCTCGACCTGCTGGGCCGCGCCCGCAAGGTCGTCATCACCAAGGACGAGACCACCATCGTCGACGGTGCCGGCGACAGCGAGCAGGTCCAGGGCCGGGTCAACCAGATCCGCGCCGAGATCGACAACAGCGACTCCGACTACGACCGCGAGAAGCTGCAGGAGCGGCTCGCGAAGCTGGCCGGCGGCGTGGCCGTCATCAAGGCCGGCGCCGCGACCGAGGTCGAGCTGAAGGAGCGCAAGCACCGCATCGAGGACGCCGTGCGCAACGCGAAGGCGGCCGTCGAGGAGGGCATCGTCGCCGGCGGTGGCGTGGCCCTGCTGCAGGCCGGTCACGTCTTCGAGAAGCTGGAGCTGCAGGGCGACGAGGCCACCGGCGCCGCCGCGGTGAAGCTGGCCCTGGAGGCCCCGCTGAAGCAGATCGCGGTCAACGCCGGCCTGGAAGGCGGCGTCGTGGTGGAGAAGGTGCGCAACCTGACCGCCGGTCACGGGCTCAACGCCGCCAGCGGCGAGTACGTGGACATGATCGCCGAGGGCATCCTCGACCCGGCCAAGGTGACCCGCTCCGCGCTGCAGAACGCGGCGTCGATCGCGGGCCTGTTCCTCACCACCGAGGCCGTCGTCGCCGACAAGCCGGAGAAGGAGAAGGCCGCGGCCGGGGGCGGTATGCCCGGCGGCGACATGGACTTCTGA
- a CDS encoding cold-shock protein, with protein sequence MAQGTVKWFNAEKGYGFIAVDGGADVFVHYSAIQMDGYRTLEEGQRVEFEISQGQKGPQADMVRVSG encoded by the coding sequence ATGGCTCAGGGCACCGTCAAGTGGTTCAACGCGGAGAAGGGGTACGGCTTCATCGCGGTCGACGGTGGTGCGGATGTCTTCGTCCACTACAGCGCGATTCAGATGGACGGATACCGCACCCTCGAGGAAGGCCAGCGGGTCGAGTTCGAGATCTCGCAGGGCCAGAAGGGGCCGCAGGCAGACATGGTCCGCGTCAGCGGCTGA